A single genomic interval of Ramlibacter sp. harbors:
- a CDS encoding LysR family transcriptional regulator, translating to MDVEQLNFHHLFYFWRVAKVGHLTRVADELHVSQSALSSQIRQLEDRLGDALFERRGRRLVLTDTGRLALSYAENIFGLGQELLGRLQGYSDGMVRLRVGSVATLSRNYQENWIRPLLADPSVTLSLESGLLEDLLHRLMQHQLDVVLANDAVPAAPDRPLHCRFLGSQAISLVGPGAIWRDRTLRLPEDLDGLELALPGQRHALRAQFDALCVTAGVKPRLRAEVDDMAMLRLVARDSGWLTVLPEVVVQDELRTGVLVTVGRSTRLQENFYAITTPHRHRIERLEQLLAGPAEWGAVVAPDAARG from the coding sequence ATGGACGTCGAGCAGCTCAACTTTCACCACCTCTTCTACTTCTGGCGCGTGGCGAAGGTGGGGCACCTGACCCGCGTGGCCGACGAGCTGCACGTGTCGCAATCGGCCCTGTCCAGCCAGATTCGCCAGCTCGAGGACCGTCTGGGCGATGCGCTTTTTGAGCGCAGGGGGCGGCGCCTTGTGCTCACCGACACCGGCCGGCTCGCGTTGTCGTATGCCGAAAACATCTTCGGACTCGGGCAGGAGCTGCTGGGCCGGCTTCAGGGCTACAGCGACGGCATGGTCCGCCTGCGGGTGGGCAGCGTCGCCACGCTGTCTCGCAACTACCAGGAAAACTGGATCCGCCCCCTGCTGGCCGACCCCTCGGTCACGCTGTCGCTGGAATCCGGGTTGCTGGAGGACCTGCTGCACCGCCTCATGCAGCACCAGCTGGACGTGGTGCTGGCCAACGACGCCGTGCCCGCCGCGCCGGACCGGCCCCTGCACTGCCGCTTCCTCGGCAGCCAGGCGATCTCGCTGGTTGGCCCGGGCGCAATCTGGCGCGACCGCACGCTTCGCTTGCCAGAGGATCTGGATGGCCTGGAGCTGGCGTTGCCCGGCCAGCGGCATGCGCTGCGGGCGCAGTTCGACGCGCTGTGCGTGACCGCGGGCGTCAAGCCCAGGCTGCGCGCCGAGGTCGATGACATGGCCATGCTGCGCCTGGTGGCGCGCGACAGCGGCTGGCTCACCGTGCTGCCGGAGGTGGTTGTGCAGGACGAACTGCGCACCGGCGTGCTGGTCACCGTGGGGCGATCAACCCGGCTGCAGGAAAATTTTTATGCCATCACCACGCCGCACCGGCACCGTATCGAGCGGCTGGAGCAACTCCTGGCGGGTCCGGCAGAGTGGGGTGCCGTGGTCGCGCCTGATGCTGCGCGGGGGTAG
- a CDS encoding nuclear transport factor 2 family protein: MPTSATLERFIARVEQNAHVEAIQEFYTENASMQENMAPPRVGRSALVAHEAAALARASAVHSTCVRPAFLNGDHVVIRWIFEFTWKDGSTGRIEELAWQRWEGERIAQEQFFYDPKQFVPRPAAAGPSPGGKADAA; encoded by the coding sequence ATGCCCACCTCCGCCACCCTTGAACGCTTCATTGCCCGCGTGGAGCAGAACGCCCATGTGGAAGCCATCCAGGAGTTCTATACCGAGAACGCCTCGATGCAGGAAAACATGGCGCCGCCCCGCGTGGGCCGCAGCGCGCTGGTGGCCCATGAGGCCGCCGCGCTCGCGCGCGCCAGCGCGGTGCATTCCACCTGCGTGCGACCAGCCTTTTTGAATGGCGACCATGTGGTGATCCGCTGGATCTTCGAGTTCACCTGGAAAGACGGCAGCACCGGCCGCATCGAGGAACTGGCCTGGCAGCGCTGGGAGGGCGAGCGCATTGCACAGGAGCAGTTTTTCTACGACCCCAAGCAGTTTGTGCCCAGGCCTGCGGCCGCGGGACCCAGCCCGGGCGGCAAGGCAGACGCCGCTTAG